CGGGCGCGGGTCCTGGCCCGCGAACCGCTCCGCCGGGAGCTCTTCCGCGCCCCCCAGGACCGGGTCCTCGTGCTCACCTGGTGGGAGGCGGACGGCCTCGACGCGGAGCTGCCCGAGCTGCCGGAGCCGGACCCGGAGCTGATCACCCGCCCGGTCCACCGCTGGCGCTTCGAAGCCGTCGAATAGGGGACGAACGGCGGTCGAATAGGCGAATCATTCGACGATCGGGCAACCTTTCGATCTGATCGGGCATCCCACAGCCCGTGAAGAAGCAGATCGTGATGTGGGCGGCGCTGACCGCGGTGACCCTCCTGATGACGGGCTGCACGGCCGAGACCCCGCCCCGGCCGGTCGCCCCGGCCCCGGCGACGCCCTCCGCGGGCGTCGCCGCCGCCCCGGAACCGGCCGCCGCCCCGGAACCGGCCGCCGCCCCGGAGGCGGCCCGGGCGGCCGCGTACCGCAAGTGGGGAATCGCGCCGCTCCCGGCGCCGCCCGCCCCGCCCGCCGTCAAGCCGGTGAAGCGGGCGCCGGGCGGCCCCGTCCCGGTGATCAGCGACATCCCGACCACCGACAAGGTCGTCTTCCTCACCATCGACGACGGCGCCGAGAAGGACCCCGAGTTCACCCGGATGATGGACGAGCTCGGCGTCCCCTTCACGATGTTCCTCACCGACTCCGTGATCAGCGGGAACTACGGCTACTTCGACCCGCTCGTCGCCCAGGGCCACGGCGTCGCCAACCACACCCTCACCCACCCGAACCTGCGCACCCTCTCCCCGGAGGCCCAGCGCCGCGAGATCTGCGGCCAGCAGGAGAAGCTGCGGAAGCGGTACGGCACCGCCCCGCGCCTCTTCCGCCCGCCCTACGGCAACTGGAACGAGGCCACCCGCGCCGCCGCCGGCAGCTGCGGGGTCGACGCGATCGTCCTCTGGCGCGAGTCCATGCAGATCAAGAACATGCAGTACCAGCGCGGCGACCGGAAGCTCCACCCCGGCGACATCGTCCTCGCCCACTTCCGCGGCCCCGCCGAACTCAAGGGCCGCACGATGACGGAGATGACGGCGACGATGCTGCGGAAGATCCAGGAACAGGGCTTCACGGTGGCCCGCCTGGAGGACTACGTCTGAGCGGAGACGGCCGGCGGGAAAAAGTCCGGGCGTGGTGTCGATGCGGGCCCGGGCCGTTCGACGTATGTGTGGAAGGCGGGGAACGGCCCCGCCACCGCACCCCCAGGAGTCACCATGCCCCGCTTCCTCTCCCTCGTCCGCATCGAGGAGAACACCATCGACATGGAGAGCGCCGACCCCGGCTTCGAGGAGCGGATGGGCGCCCTCTTCGAGGAGATCACCAAGGCCGGCGCCATGGTGGACACCGCCGGGCTGAAGCCGACCGCCGAGGCCACCCGGATCACCTGGTCGGACGGGAAGCTGTCCTTCACCGACGGCCCCTTCACCGAGACCAAGGAGGTCGTCGGCGGCTACGCGATGCTCCAGTGCAAGGACATGGCCGAGGCCGTCGAGTGGGGCAAGCGGTTCCTCGCCGTCCACCCGCCGCACTGGAAGGTCGGCCTGGAGGTCCGCGAGGTCGAGGAGATGCCGGAGGGCTGATCCCCGCCGTGCTGTCATATGAGGCGTGACGGTGGAGAGCACGCTGGAGACGGTCTTCCGGATGGAGTCGGCGCGGATCATCGCCACGGTGACGCGGATCGTCCGGGACGTCGGCATCGCCGAGGAGATCGCCCAGGACGCGCTCGTCGCCGCCCTGGAGCAGTGGCCCGAGGCGGGCGTCCCGGACCGGCCGGGCGCCTGGCTGACGGCCACCGCCAAGCACCGCGCCGTCGATCTCGTGCGGCGCCGCGAGACGTACGCGCGCAAGCTCGCCGAGGTCGGCCGGAGCCTGCCCGAGGAGTCGTACGACCCGGAGCCCTCCGGCCCCGGGGACATCGACGACGACGTGCTCCGGCTGGTCTTCACGACCTGCCACCCGGTGCTCTCCGCCGAGGCCCGCGCGGCGCTCACCCTGCGGCTCGTCGGCGGGCTGCGGACGGACGAGATCGCCCGCGCCTTCCTCGTCCCGGAGGCGACCGTCGCCGCCCGGATCACCCGGGCCAAGCGGGCGCTCGCGAAGGCGGGCGTGGAGTTCGAGGTGCCGTACGGGGAGGACCGGGCCGCGCGGCTCGGCTCCGTCCTGGAGGTCGTCTACCTGATCTTCAACGAGGGGTACGCGGCCACCGCCGGCGACGACCTGCTGCGCCCCGGGCTCTGCGAGGACGCGCTCCGGCTGGCCCGCGGGCTCGCCGCCCTCATGCCGGGCGAGAGCGAGGTGCACGGCCTCGCCGCCCTGCTCGAACTCCAGGCCTCGCGCACCCCCGCCCGCACCGGCCCCGACGGGCGGCCGGTGCTCCTCGCCGAACAGGACCGGCGGCGCTGGAACCGGCTGCTCGTCCGCCGCGGCTACGCCGCCCTCGCCCGCGCCTGGGAGTCCCCCCGGACGGAGGCCGGGGGAGAGCGCACCCCCGGCCCGTACGCCCTCCAGGCCGCGATCGCCGCCTGCCACGCGCGGGCGGCCTCCTACGGGGAGACCGACTGGGCGGTGATCGCCGGGCTCTACGGGCGGCTCATGGAGCTGGCCCCGTCGCCGGTGGTCGAGCTGAACCGGGCGGTCGCCGTCTCGATGGCCGACGGCCCGGCCGCCGCCCTCCCGCTCGTCGACGCGCTCGCGGCCGAACCGGCCCTGGAGCGGTACCACTTGCTGCCCAGCGTCCGCGGCGACCTGCTGGCCCGGCTGGGCCGGGACGCGGAGGCCCGGGCGGAGTTCGCGCGGGCGGCGGAGCTGACCCGGAACGCGCGGGAGCGGGCGCTGCTGCGGGGACGGGAAAGGGAGTTGGGGGAGGGGACCGCCTAGGGTGCTGGGTATGTCCTCGCGCATACCGCTGCCCCCGCCGCCCCCGCCCGCCGAGCTCCGCAGCTGGCCCGACCGGGAGGCGCTGCTCGCGGACCGGGCCCTGGCGGTGGGGGAGTTGACCCGCCGGCTGCTCGGCGGGGGGAGGTTCGCGCTGTTCGCCGGGGCGGTGCTGGTGCTCCAGCTGGGCTGGGGCATGGTCGGCGTGCTGCTCGCCGAACTCGGCTACGGGGCGATCCTCGACCCGATCACCTTCCTCCTCACCCTGGTCGTCGCCCTGCTCGGCCTCGGGGTGCTGGTGCCGGGCGTCTGGCTCGTGGTGCGCGGCGTGCGCCGGGACCGCGTGGTGCGGGAGCGGCTGCTCCTGTGGGCGGCCCTGGACCGGCACGGGCCGACGGACGCGCGGCTGCGGGCGCCGGTCGCGAGCGCCTGCTGGGCGGCGGTCTCCGCCGTCCTCTGCGGCCTCGGGCTGTGGCTGGGCTTCGCCGTGCCCGCAGGGACGGACCCGGCGAACGGCTACGGCCTCGTCGCGTACGGCATGGGGGTCGCCATGATCTTCTGGATCAACGGCCTGATCGGGCTCATCAAGGCCGTCGGGCACTTCCGGATGGTGCTCAGGGTCGTGCCGGCCGGCCGATCAGCATCGTCGGGGCGCCCGCGACACGTGTGAGCAGCACCGTCGCGGAGTGCGGGCCCTTGGGCTTCACCTTCCGCCGGATCTCCTCGGGCTCGACGGCGGAGCCGCGCTTCTTCACCGTCAGGTGGCCCACCTCGCGCTCGCGGAGCAGGGCCTTCAGCTTCTTGAGGTTGAAGGGGAGTTCGTCGGTGATCTCGTAGGCGGAGGCGTACGGGGTGGGGGTCAGGGCGTCGGCGGTGACGTAGGCGATGGTCTCGTCGATCAGGCCGCCGCCCAGCTCCTCGGCGACCTCGGCGACCAGATGGGCGCGGATGACGGCGCCGTCGGGCTCGTAGAGGTAGCGGCCGACCGGCCGGACCGCCGGGTCGGGCAGGCCCCGGCCGGTGAGGCTCGCGCCGGAGGGCAGCAGGGTGGCGCGGCGCGCGCCCGGCTCCGTGCCGAACCAGAGCACCGCCTCCTTCACGTCGCCGCCGTCCGAGATCCACTCGGCCTCGGCCTCGTCCGGGACGGTCTCGTGCGGGATGCCGGGGGCGATCTTCAGGGCGGCGCGCGGTGCCCTGCGGGCCGCGTCCAGGGCCCAGGAGAGCGGCGGGGAGTACGCCTCCGGGTCGAAGATCCGGCCCCGGCCGCCGCGCCGCGCGGGGTCGACGAAGACGGCGTCGTACGGGCTGGTGTCGATCTCGGAGACGTCGGCGCAGCGGACCTCGATCAGGCCGTCGAGGCCGAGCGCGGCGGCGTTGGCGCGGGCGACCTCGGCGGTGAGCGGGTCGCGGTCGACGGCGAGCACGGAGATGCCGGCGCGGGCGAGCGCGAGCGCGTCCCCGCCGATGCCGGAGCAGAGGTCGGCGACCGAGCCGACGCCGAGGGCCTTGAGCCGGTTCGCGCGGTAGCTGCCGACGGTGGCGCGGGTGGACTGCTCGACGCCGTTCGGCGTGAAGTACATGCGGTACGCGTCCTCGGCGCCGAACTTCGCCACCGCGCGCTGCCGCAGCCGGGCCTGCCCGAGGGCCGCCGAGACCAGCTCGGCGGGGTGGTCGCGGCGCAGCCGGGAGGCGACCGCCAGCTCCTGGGCGGGGTCGTAGTCGCGCAGGGCGGCGAGGAGGGCCTGGCCCTCCGGGGCGAGCAGGGCGGTGAAGGCGGCGAGGTCGGTCACCGTCCCATTCTTCCCTGTGGGCCGGGTGGGGGACCGTGGGGCCGCCACGGCGGTGTCGCGGCCGAACGGGCGGGTCGCGCTGACAGGATGCGGCGCCATACCGGTCGTACGACAAAAGGAAGAAATGATGGCAAAGGGTCACTCCCGTCGTGCCCTGGGTGCCGCGCTCCTCGTCGCCGCGCTCACCTCCACCGCCGCCTGCTCCGACGGCTCCGACGGCCCGGCGGCCGGCACCGGCGGCGCCCCCGCCCCGGCCGCCGGCCAGCAGGCCCCGGTGAAGACCGCCGCCCAGCTGGCCCGGGAGAAGAAGGCCGCGCTGGCGAAGCGGCGGGCCGCCCGGGCCGCCGCCGCGAAGAAGTGGGGCCTCAGGCTGACCCCCCTCGAAGCGCCCGCCCCGCCGAAGACCAAGCCGAGGATCACCACCCGGAAGGGCTTCGAGACCGACGGCGAGGGCCTCCCGCCCGTCTTCACCACCGTCCCCACCAAGGAGAAGATCGTCTTCCTGACGATCGACGACGGCGCCGAGAAGGACCCCGAGCTCATCCGGATGATGGCCGACCTGGACATCCCCTACAGCGCCTTCCTCAGCGACTACGTCGTCAGCGACGACTACGCCTACTTCGGGAAGATGCAGAAGTCCCAGCCGCGCGGGGTCTCCCTCCACAACCACACCCTCAACCACAAGTACCTGCCCGGCCTCTCCTACGCCCGCCAGAAGCGCGAGATCTGCGGCATGCAGGACGTCATCG
The Streptomyces roseofulvus genome window above contains:
- a CDS encoding class I SAM-dependent methyltransferase, translating into MTDLAAFTALLAPEGQALLAALRDYDPAQELAVASRLRRDHPAELVSAALGQARLRQRAVAKFGAEDAYRMYFTPNGVEQSTRATVGSYRANRLKALGVGSVADLCSGIGGDALALARAGISVLAVDRDPLTAEVARANAAALGLDGLIEVRCADVSEIDTSPYDAVFVDPARRGGRGRIFDPEAYSPPLSWALDAARRAPRAALKIAPGIPHETVPDEAEAEWISDGGDVKEAVLWFGTEPGARRATLLPSGASLTGRGLPDPAVRPVGRYLYEPDGAVIRAHLVAEVAEELGGGLIDETIAYVTADALTPTPYASAYEITDELPFNLKKLKALLREREVGHLTVKKRGSAVEPEEIRRKVKPKGPHSATVLLTRVAGAPTMLIGRPARP
- a CDS encoding polysaccharide deacetylase family protein, with amino-acid sequence MKKQIVMWAALTAVTLLMTGCTAETPPRPVAPAPATPSAGVAAAPEPAAAPEPAAAPEAARAAAYRKWGIAPLPAPPAPPAVKPVKRAPGGPVPVISDIPTTDKVVFLTIDDGAEKDPEFTRMMDELGVPFTMFLTDSVISGNYGYFDPLVAQGHGVANHTLTHPNLRTLSPEAQRREICGQQEKLRKRYGTAPRLFRPPYGNWNEATRAAAGSCGVDAIVLWRESMQIKNMQYQRGDRKLHPGDIVLAHFRGPAELKGRTMTEMTATMLRKIQEQGFTVARLEDYV
- a CDS encoding RNA polymerase sigma factor translates to MESARIIATVTRIVRDVGIAEEIAQDALVAALEQWPEAGVPDRPGAWLTATAKHRAVDLVRRRETYARKLAEVGRSLPEESYDPEPSGPGDIDDDVLRLVFTTCHPVLSAEARAALTLRLVGGLRTDEIARAFLVPEATVAARITRAKRALAKAGVEFEVPYGEDRAARLGSVLEVVYLIFNEGYAATAGDDLLRPGLCEDALRLARGLAALMPGESEVHGLAALLELQASRTPARTGPDGRPVLLAEQDRRRWNRLLVRRGYAALARAWESPRTEAGGERTPGPYALQAAIAACHARAASYGETDWAVIAGLYGRLMELAPSPVVELNRAVAVSMADGPAAALPLVDALAAEPALERYHLLPSVRGDLLARLGRDAEARAEFARAAELTRNARERALLRGRERELGEGTA
- a CDS encoding polysaccharide deacetylase family protein is translated as MAKGHSRRALGAALLVAALTSTAACSDGSDGPAAGTGGAPAPAAGQQAPVKTAAQLAREKKAALAKRRAARAAAAKKWGLRLTPLEAPAPPKTKPRITTRKGFETDGEGLPPVFTTVPTKEKIVFLTIDDGAEKDPELIRMMADLDIPYSAFLSDYVVSDDYAYFGKMQKSQPRGVSLHNHTLNHKYLPGLSYARQKREICGMQDVIEKKYGKRPELFRPPYGNYNEDTLRAAKSCGVKAVPLWASEAFPDHMEWREWDRDLHPGDIVLTHFRGEEDWKGSMPDMIRRAMNVITSKGYAVARLEDYV
- a CDS encoding YciI family protein codes for the protein MPRFLSLVRIEENTIDMESADPGFEERMGALFEEITKAGAMVDTAGLKPTAEATRITWSDGKLSFTDGPFTETKEVVGGYAMLQCKDMAEAVEWGKRFLAVHPPHWKVGLEVREVEEMPEG